A single region of the Pseudomonas sp. VD-NE ins genome encodes:
- a CDS encoding MerR family transcriptional regulator: MRIGELAQASAVSRDTLRFYEQRGLIAAQRSANGYRDYPPEMVQLVLYIKTAQRLGFTLGEIGDSVAALWNAPDPDNAVAQLLRDKLQLIETRMGELDVLRQELQLRLGQACPLNP; this comes from the coding sequence ATGCGTATCGGTGAATTAGCCCAGGCCAGCGCCGTCAGCCGCGATACCTTGCGTTTCTACGAGCAACGCGGGTTGATCGCGGCGCAGCGCAGCGCCAACGGTTATCGCGACTATCCACCGGAGATGGTGCAACTGGTGCTCTATATCAAAACGGCGCAGCGTCTGGGATTTACCCTCGGCGAGATCGGCGACAGCGTTGCCGCGTTGTGGAACGCGCCCGATCCGGACAACGCCGTGGCGCAACTTCTGCGCGACAAACTACAACTGATCGAAACCCGCATGGGCGAACTCGACGTATTGCGTCAGGAATTGCAACTCCGGCTCGGTCAGGCCTGTCCATTGAATCCATGA